A window of the Pogona vitticeps strain Pit_001003342236 chromosome 4, PviZW2.1, whole genome shotgun sequence genome harbors these coding sequences:
- the TMEM167B gene encoding protein kish-B, producing the protein MANVYSLDGLLVFGLLFVCTCAYFRKVPRLKVWLLSEKRGVWGVFYKAAVIGTRLHAAVAISCVVMAFYVLFIK; encoded by the exons ATGGCTAACG TGTATTCCCTGGACGGGCTATTGGTGTTCGGTTTGCTTTTCGTATGCACCTGCGCTTATTTCCGGAAAGTGCCTCGGCTGAAAGTCTGGTTACTCTCGGAGAAAAGAGGGGTATGGGGTGTATTCTACAAAG CGGCAGTGATTGGCACAAGACTCCATGCAGCAGTGGCAATATCCTGTGTTGTCATGGCATTTTATGTCCTTTTTATAAAATGA
- the CFAP276 gene encoding cilia- and flagella-associated protein 276 — protein MPPTKDSFPLPYYEKEAPSTDKHESSRKTPYPVQQQDPWNRLHATPTLASIRREVWYSEPEVSRDSLDFNLSSLYNHHEDLLKDKTEVVLHKETIFHEHKVLKGFEPMKECTVPPIQRPTSRGICVRHWVNPAKESIHSIEGAIESPHTAATNSGYSRKENGGIFYH, from the exons ATGCCACCCACTAAGGACTCCTTCCCACTCCCCTACTACGAAAAGGAAGCCCCTTCCACTGACAAGCATGAGAGTTCCCGG AAAACGCCCTACCCTGTGCAACAGCAGGACCCCTGGAATCGTCTGCATGCAACACCTACCTTAGCAAGCATCCGAAGAGAGGTCTGGTACTCAGAACCTGAG GTTTCCAGGGACAGTCTGGATTTTAATCTTAGCTCTCTCTACAACCACCATGAAGATCTGCTTAAAGACAAGACTGAGGTAGTTCTCCATAAAGAGACAATTTTTCATGAACACAA GGTACTAAAGGGTTTCGAGCCTATGAAAGAATGTACTGTGCCTCCAATTCAGCGACCCACTTCTAGAGGCATCTGTGTGAGACACTGGGTCAACCCAGCAAAAGAGTCAATCCATAGCATTGAAGGAGCCATAG AATCTCCGCACACTGCAGCCACCAACAGTGGATATTCCCGTAAAGAGAATGGAGGGATCTTCTATCACTAA